A window of the Desulfovibrio sp. TomC genome harbors these coding sequences:
- a CDS encoding ABC transporter ATP-binding protein, whose product MALLEVEGLCVNYGAVSAVRDVSLSVAAGEIVTLIGANGAGKTTILRAVSKLVAPRAGVVRFDGRDVTGLPPEALVRLGMAHSPEGRQVLAQQSVGDNLELGAYVRKDRAGIAKDMERMFELFPRLSERRNQSAGTLSGGEQQMLAIARALMSRPRLLLLDEPSLGLAPLLVSEIFEIIAGLGAMGTTILLVEQNARLAMRVAARTYVVESGGIVLSGPSAELAVDARVTKAYLG is encoded by the coding sequence ATGGCGCTGCTTGAGGTCGAGGGCTTGTGCGTCAATTACGGCGCGGTTTCCGCCGTGCGCGACGTGTCCCTGTCGGTTGCGGCCGGCGAGATCGTCACACTCATTGGGGCCAACGGCGCGGGCAAGACCACGATTTTGCGGGCGGTCTCCAAGCTGGTCGCCCCGCGCGCCGGGGTGGTGCGTTTTGACGGCCGCGACGTGACCGGCCTGCCGCCCGAGGCCCTGGTGCGCCTGGGCATGGCCCATTCCCCGGAAGGCCGGCAGGTCTTGGCCCAGCAAAGCGTTGGCGACAACCTGGAGCTTGGGGCCTACGTGCGCAAGGATCGGGCCGGGATCGCCAAGGACATGGAGCGCATGTTCGAGCTGTTCCCGCGGCTGTCCGAGCGGCGCAACCAGTCGGCCGGGACGCTCTCCGGCGGCGAGCAGCAGATGCTGGCCATTGCCCGGGCGCTCATGAGCCGGCCGCGCTTGCTGCTCCTTGACGAACCGAGCCTTGGGCTGGCTCCGCTGCTCGTGTCGGAAATCTTCGAGATCATTGCCGGCCTCGGGGCCATGGGCACGACGATATTGCTGGTCGAGCAAAACGCCCGTCTGGCCATGCGGGTGGCGGCGCGCACCTATGTGGTGGAGTCGGGCGGCATTGTCCTGTCCGGCCCGTCGGCCGAGCTGGCCGTGGATGCGCGGGTGACCAAGGCGTATTTGGGCTGA
- a CDS encoding ABC transporter ATP-binding protein, whose protein sequence is MSEALLLAKDLRRSFGGLMAVCDVSIEVRTGEIMGLIGPNGAGKTTFFNLLTGMTRADTGTVTFDGHDITSAKPEAIAALGLARTFQNIRLFGGLSLMDNVRVAGRVHARTGLLGGILGTPASRREDRDNTEIAYNLLRLVGLEDRAAHLAASLPYGDRRRLEIARALALGPKLLLLDEPAAGLNPSEKLGLADFIRAIKEHFELTVLLIEHNVPMVMGLCDRVMVLNFGQRIAVGTPEEVQRDPDVIEAYLGGDAHGAA, encoded by the coding sequence ATGAGCGAGGCGCTGCTTCTGGCCAAGGACCTGCGCCGTTCCTTTGGCGGCCTTATGGCCGTGTGCGACGTCTCCATCGAGGTGCGCACCGGGGAGATCATGGGCCTCATTGGTCCCAACGGCGCGGGCAAGACCACCTTTTTCAATCTCCTGACCGGCATGACCCGGGCCGACACCGGAACAGTCACCTTTGACGGCCACGACATCACCAGCGCCAAACCCGAAGCCATCGCCGCCCTGGGGTTGGCCCGCACCTTCCAGAACATCCGGCTTTTTGGCGGCCTGTCCCTCATGGACAACGTGCGCGTGGCCGGCCGGGTCCATGCCCGCACCGGGCTTTTGGGCGGCATCCTGGGTACCCCGGCCAGCCGGCGCGAGGACCGGGACAATACCGAAATAGCCTACAATCTGCTGCGTCTGGTCGGACTCGAAGACCGGGCCGCCCACCTGGCCGCCTCGCTGCCCTACGGCGACCGCCGCCGCCTGGAAATTGCCCGGGCCTTGGCCCTTGGCCCCAAGTTGCTGCTGCTCGATGAACCGGCCGCCGGCCTCAATCCGTCCGAGAAGCTCGGACTGGCCGATTTCATCCGCGCCATCAAGGAACACTTCGAGTTGACCGTGCTTTTGATCGAGCACAACGTGCCCATGGTCATGGGCCTGTGCGACCGGGTGATGGTCCTGAATTTCGGGCAGCGGATCGCGGTCGGCACCCCGGAAGAGGTCCAGCGCGACCCGGACGTCATCGAAGCCTATCTTGGAGGGGACGCCCATGGCGCTGCTTGA
- a CDS encoding branched-chain amino acid ABC transporter permease, producing the protein MSGFLENYGFLLVTIVQQALLGLSLYFPLMAGQLSLASIGFYSLGGYVAAIMGTHPALAPWREALGFLMFPLEWLLALVLGVVLGVVVGYPALRLRGIYLALATIAFVQVVNVAVLNMPLAGGAVGIFGIPQAFASRLDYIWFFGPLFLLTMFVVYRISATCRGLAFFAVREDELAAGAMGVRTTANKVTAFVLGCALAAVTGAMSAPFLNTWNARQGTFDASVTCLAYVLIGGSRSMWGPLFGAALLVSLPELLRPLKDSRMILNGVVLVAVCVYLPQGIMGGLAALRARLAGGRGGAA; encoded by the coding sequence ATGTCCGGTTTTTTAGAAAATTACGGTTTCCTGCTGGTCACCATCGTGCAGCAGGCGCTCCTGGGCCTGAGCCTCTATTTCCCGCTCATGGCCGGGCAGCTGTCCCTGGCCAGCATCGGGTTTTATTCCCTGGGCGGCTATGTGGCGGCCATCATGGGCACCCACCCGGCCTTGGCTCCCTGGCGGGAAGCCTTGGGTTTCCTGATGTTTCCCCTGGAGTGGCTCCTCGCCCTGGTGCTTGGCGTGGTGCTTGGCGTCGTGGTCGGCTATCCGGCCCTGCGCCTTCGCGGCATCTATCTGGCCCTGGCCACCATCGCCTTTGTCCAGGTGGTCAACGTGGCCGTGCTCAACATGCCCCTGGCCGGCGGCGCGGTCGGGATCTTCGGCATCCCGCAAGCCTTTGCCTCGCGCCTGGACTACATCTGGTTTTTCGGGCCGCTCTTTTTGCTCACCATGTTTGTCGTTTACCGCATCAGCGCCACCTGCCGGGGGCTGGCCTTTTTCGCCGTGCGCGAGGACGAGCTGGCCGCCGGGGCCATGGGGGTTCGCACCACGGCCAACAAGGTCACGGCCTTTGTCCTGGGCTGCGCCCTGGCTGCCGTCACCGGGGCCATGTCCGCGCCGTTTTTGAACACCTGGAACGCCCGGCAGGGCACGTTTGACGCCTCGGTCACCTGTCTGGCCTACGTGCTGATCGGCGGCTCGCGCTCCATGTGGGGACCGCTTTTTGGCGCGGCCCTGCTGGTCAGCCTGCCCGAACTGCTGCGGCCGCTCAAGGATTCGCGCATGATCTTAAACGGCGTGGTGCTGGTGGCCGTGTGCGTCTATCTGCCCCAGGGCATCATGGGCGGTCTGGCCGCGCTGCGGGCCAGACTGGCTGGCGGCCGGGGAGGTGCGGCATGA
- a CDS encoding branched-chain amino acid ABC transporter permease, translated as MDFAWLIQSLLNGLSIGSVYAVFALGYTLVFSILGIINFAHGAVFTLGAYLTYALCVGRFGINGLLSDVSLPVTLPFFAALLVGALLSGLAGMAVERLAFKPLRKRGADPLLALVSSLGVALIVVNLIQYLVGAEIYSFPSDIFGDLPMAVIFSVGGKPVAVRTIQIILFGASLVMLVGLGWFIGRTRGGKALRATAENADTASLLGISVNRFILGTFFISGLLGGLSGTLIGVSFGIAGPYFGVSYGLKGLAVIVLGGLGSIPGAVAGGLVIGLGEAFLPPDLSSYKEAVAFVLLFAILLLRPQGLLGDRLEQKV; from the coding sequence ATGGATTTTGCCTGGCTCATCCAAAGCCTGCTCAATGGCTTAAGCATCGGTTCGGTCTATGCCGTCTTTGCCCTGGGCTACACCCTGGTCTTCTCCATCCTCGGCATCATCAATTTCGCCCACGGCGCGGTCTTCACCCTGGGGGCCTACCTCACCTACGCCCTGTGCGTGGGGCGCTTTGGCATAAACGGCCTGCTCTCCGACGTCAGTCTGCCGGTGACCCTGCCGTTTTTTGCGGCGCTCCTCGTCGGCGCGCTGCTCTCCGGGCTGGCCGGCATGGCCGTCGAGCGGCTGGCCTTTAAGCCGCTGCGAAAGCGGGGGGCCGATCCGCTGCTGGCCCTGGTCAGCAGCCTGGGCGTGGCCCTCATCGTCGTCAACCTGATCCAATATCTGGTCGGCGCGGAGATCTATTCCTTTCCCTCCGACATCTTCGGCGACCTGCCCATGGCCGTCATCTTCAGCGTCGGCGGCAAGCCCGTGGCCGTGCGCACCATCCAGATCATTCTTTTCGGGGCCAGCCTCGTCATGCTGGTCGGCCTGGGCTGGTTTATCGGCCGCACCCGCGGCGGCAAGGCCCTGCGGGCCACGGCCGAGAACGCCGATACCGCCAGTCTTTTGGGCATCAGCGTCAACCGTTTTATCCTGGGCACTTTTTTCATCTCCGGTCTGCTTGGCGGCCTGTCCGGGACGCTGATCGGCGTCTCGTTCGGCATTGCCGGGCCGTATTTCGGCGTGTCCTACGGCCTCAAAGGTCTGGCGGTCATCGTCCTTGGCGGCCTGGGCAGCATCCCCGGGGCCGTGGCCGGCGGGCTGGTTATCGGTCTTGGCGAGGCCTTTTTGCCGCCGGACCTGAGCTCGTATAAGGAAGCGGTGGCCTTTGTCCTGCTGTTTGCCATTTTGCTGCTGCGGCCCCAGGGCCTGCTCGGCGACCGACTGGAACAAAAGGTCTGA
- a CDS encoding ABC transporter substrate-binding protein: MTPPAPVCGPLPPDWPPIARRLADAAGFRRISLDRTVTIAQETFFTIDVRAKSPPTFLPGGSMKRLVTALALVLCAAHPALADKVATPIPIGIAVGQTSNVALFGQEQVNGAKIAEERINAAGGVGGTPIALVFQDTAGDEAGAVNAFQNLLNRDKVVAIIGPTLSQQAFAANPIADRAKTPVVGPSNTAKGIPEIGEYVGRISAPMTQVAPYSVKQAMKINPAIKRVAVLYAQNDAFSSSETVTFQEAVKNLGLETVTVQKFQTTDNDFTTQVTAVLGANADLVIISGLAADSGNLVKQLRQLGYKGLIVGGNGLNSPNMFPVCGALCADILVAQAYSPATVDKNPVNKDFVAAFEAAYKKGPAQFSAQAYTAVQVVAEALAKIEKETGKKIAEFELADLREALNKSLRTGSYMTPVGEISIQPSGEVEQKAFYVSKIVMNPDGKTGSFVLVSE, from the coding sequence GTGACACCCCCGGCCCCGGTCTGTGGGCCGCTGCCGCCCGATTGGCCGCCGATTGCCCGCCGATTGGCTGATGCGGCCGGTTTTCGGCGCATAAGCCTTGACAGAACCGTCACCATTGCCCAAGAGACATTTTTCACCATCGACGTGCGCGCCAAGTCGCCGCCAACCTTCCTGCCCGGAGGCTCCATGAAGCGTCTCGTTACCGCTTTGGCCCTGGTCCTGTGTGCCGCCCATCCGGCTCTGGCCGACAAGGTGGCCACCCCCATCCCCATCGGCATTGCCGTGGGCCAGACCAGCAACGTCGCTCTCTTTGGCCAGGAGCAGGTCAATGGCGCGAAGATCGCCGAGGAGCGCATCAACGCCGCCGGCGGCGTTGGCGGCACGCCAATCGCCCTGGTCTTCCAGGATACCGCCGGCGACGAAGCCGGAGCGGTCAACGCCTTCCAGAATCTGCTCAACCGCGACAAGGTCGTGGCCATCATCGGACCCACCCTGTCCCAGCAGGCCTTTGCCGCCAACCCCATTGCCGACCGGGCCAAGACCCCGGTGGTCGGCCCCTCCAATACGGCCAAGGGCATCCCCGAGATCGGCGAGTACGTCGGCCGCATCTCCGCCCCCATGACCCAGGTGGCTCCCTACTCGGTCAAGCAGGCCATGAAGATCAATCCGGCCATCAAGCGCGTGGCCGTGCTCTACGCCCAAAACGACGCCTTCTCCTCGTCCGAGACCGTGACCTTCCAGGAAGCGGTCAAGAACCTTGGCCTGGAGACCGTCACCGTCCAGAAGTTCCAGACCACGGACAACGACTTCACCACCCAGGTCACGGCCGTGCTCGGGGCCAATGCCGATCTGGTCATCATCTCCGGTCTGGCCGCCGATTCCGGCAATCTGGTCAAGCAGCTGCGCCAGCTCGGCTACAAGGGCCTGATCGTCGGCGGCAACGGGCTCAATTCCCCCAACATGTTCCCGGTGTGCGGGGCGCTTTGCGCCGACATCCTGGTGGCCCAGGCCTACAGCCCGGCCACGGTGGACAAGAACCCGGTCAACAAGGATTTCGTCGCCGCCTTTGAGGCCGCCTACAAAAAAGGCCCGGCCCAGTTCTCGGCCCAGGCCTACACCGCCGTCCAGGTGGTCGCCGAGGCCCTGGCCAAGATCGAAAAGGAAACCGGCAAGAAGATCGCCGAGTTTGAACTGGCCGATCTGCGTGAGGCGCTCAACAAGTCGCTGCGAACCGGCTCCTACATGACGCCGGTCGGCGAGATCAGCATCCAGCCCTCGGGCGAAGTGGAGCAGAAGGCCTTCTACGTCTCCAAGATCGTCATGAATCCCGACGGCAAGACCGGCTCCTTTGTCCTGGTCTCCGAATAA
- a CDS encoding fumarate reductase iron-sulfur subunit, which translates to MGRTLTFDIFRYNPADPASRPHTDRFELEETERMTLFIALNKIREEIDPTLMFDFCCRAGICGACAMVINGRPGLACHTKTRDMPAAITLMPLPAFKLVGDLSVDTGTWFRGMYDKIESWVHTNKVFDPAAKEERMDNGLAERIYELDRCIECGCCVAACGTALMREDFLGAVALNRLARFILDPRDERTEKDYFDLVGTDEGIFGCMGLLACEDVCPKQIPLQEQLGKLRRKMALAAVKNLLPKFLNKDF; encoded by the coding sequence ATGGGCAGAACACTGACCTTCGACATATTCCGCTATAATCCGGCGGATCCGGCCTCCAGGCCGCATACCGACCGCTTCGAGCTGGAAGAAACCGAGCGCATGACGCTCTTTATTGCACTCAACAAAATCCGGGAAGAGATCGACCCCACGCTGATGTTCGATTTCTGCTGCCGGGCCGGCATCTGCGGCGCTTGCGCCATGGTCATAAACGGCCGGCCGGGACTGGCCTGCCACACCAAGACCAGGGACATGCCGGCCGCAATCACGCTCATGCCCCTGCCGGCCTTCAAGCTGGTGGGCGACCTGTCCGTCGATACCGGCACATGGTTTCGCGGCATGTACGACAAGATCGAATCCTGGGTGCACACCAACAAGGTGTTTGATCCCGCCGCCAAGGAAGAGCGCATGGACAACGGGCTGGCCGAGCGGATTTACGAGCTCGACCGCTGCATCGAATGCGGCTGCTGCGTGGCTGCCTGCGGCACGGCCCTGATGCGCGAGGACTTTCTCGGCGCTGTGGCCCTTAATCGTTTGGCCCGGTTCATCCTGGACCCCCGCGACGAGCGCACCGAGAAGGACTACTTTGACCTTGTCGGCACGGATGAGGGCATCTTCGGTTGCATGGGGCTCCTCGCCTGCGAAGACGTCTGTCCCAAGCAGATCCCACTTCAGGAGCAACTCGGCAAACTGCGCCGCAAAATGGCCCTGGCTGCCGTCAAAAACCTCCTGCCGAAGTTTTTAAACAAGGATTTCTGA
- a CDS encoding fumarate reductase flavoprotein subunit: MRIIQSDVLSVGAGLAGERVAIEAAENGFSAICLSIVPARRSHSSAAQGGMQAALGNSAMGEGDSPDVHFADTVKGSDWGCDQEVARLFCNGAPIAMRQMAFWGVPWNRVVPGEQTYYKGGKPFTAFEKPENEGLIHSRNFGGTAKWRTCYTSDGTGHCVLFTLDNRAAQVGVTVVDKVEAVALIHDGETCMGAVVRCLKTGELTAYLAKATLIATGGFGRIYRESTNAVICDGGGLIAALDTGVASLGNMEAVQFHPTGIVPTDILVTEGCRGDGGTLLDKNEYRFMPDYEPDKAELASRDVVSRRMTEHMRKGLGVASPYGDHLWLDIRHLGEHHIRTKLREVDEICQSFLGVDPVTQLIPVRPTQHYSMGGVRTNKDGAAYGLKGLFSAGESACWDMHGFNRLGGNSLAETVVAGMIVGAKIVEFLKGTESVIKTGVVRDAMAAQEARIKGLVAGVNGRENPYAVKNAMHDAIMKGAGIFRNGHDLEVCVADLQEILARSRKVGLRSSGQGANPELTMALKIEGMVKLALCVAYGALKRTESRGAHTREDYPERNDRDWLTRTLATWQPGADLPTLAYEPATHTFELPPGDRGYGGGKIIARDE; encoded by the coding sequence ATGAGGATCATACAATCCGACGTGCTGTCGGTCGGCGCGGGCCTGGCCGGCGAACGGGTGGCCATCGAGGCTGCCGAGAACGGCTTTTCCGCCATCTGCCTGTCCATTGTCCCGGCCCGGCGCTCCCATTCCTCGGCTGCCCAGGGCGGCATGCAGGCGGCTCTCGGCAACTCGGCCATGGGCGAGGGCGACAGCCCCGACGTCCATTTCGCCGACACGGTCAAAGGCTCGGACTGGGGCTGCGACCAGGAAGTGGCCCGGCTTTTTTGCAACGGCGCGCCCATTGCCATGCGCCAGATGGCCTTCTGGGGCGTGCCCTGGAACCGGGTCGTGCCCGGCGAGCAGACCTATTACAAGGGCGGCAAGCCGTTTACCGCCTTTGAAAAGCCCGAAAACGAGGGGCTCATTCATTCGCGCAACTTCGGCGGCACAGCCAAGTGGCGCACCTGCTACACCTCTGACGGCACCGGCCATTGCGTGCTTTTCACCCTGGATAACCGGGCGGCCCAGGTCGGGGTCACGGTCGTGGACAAGGTCGAGGCCGTTGCCCTGATTCACGACGGCGAAACCTGCATGGGCGCGGTGGTGCGCTGCCTCAAGACCGGTGAGCTGACCGCCTATCTGGCCAAGGCCACCCTCATTGCCACCGGCGGCTTCGGCCGCATCTACCGCGAGTCCACCAACGCGGTCATCTGCGACGGCGGCGGCCTGATCGCCGCCCTGGACACCGGCGTGGCGTCCCTTGGCAACATGGAGGCCGTGCAGTTTCACCCGACCGGCATCGTGCCCACCGACATCCTGGTCACCGAAGGCTGCCGCGGCGACGGCGGCACGCTCCTGGATAAAAACGAATACCGTTTCATGCCGGATTACGAGCCGGACAAGGCCGAACTGGCTTCCCGCGACGTGGTGTCCCGGCGCATGACCGAACACATGCGTAAGGGCCTGGGCGTCGCCTCCCCCTACGGCGACCACCTGTGGCTGGACATCCGCCACTTGGGCGAACACCACATCCGCACCAAGCTGCGCGAGGTCGACGAGATCTGCCAGTCGTTTCTCGGCGTCGATCCCGTCACCCAGCTTATCCCGGTGCGCCCGACGCAGCATTATTCCATGGGCGGCGTGCGCACCAACAAAGACGGCGCAGCCTACGGCTTAAAGGGCCTCTTTTCCGCCGGCGAATCCGCCTGCTGGGACATGCACGGCTTTAACCGCTTAGGCGGCAACTCCCTGGCCGAGACGGTCGTTGCCGGCATGATCGTCGGGGCCAAAATTGTCGAATTTCTCAAAGGGACCGAGTCCGTCATCAAGACCGGCGTGGTGCGCGACGCCATGGCCGCCCAAGAGGCCCGCATCAAGGGGCTGGTCGCCGGCGTCAATGGCCGGGAAAATCCCTACGCCGTCAAAAACGCCATGCACGACGCCATCATGAAAGGGGCCGGCATCTTCAGAAACGGCCACGACCTCGAAGTCTGCGTGGCCGATCTCCAGGAAATTCTGGCCCGGTCCCGCAAGGTCGGCCTTCGCAGCAGCGGCCAGGGAGCCAACCCCGAATTGACCATGGCCTTAAAGATCGAAGGCATGGTCAAACTGGCCCTTTGCGTGGCCTACGGCGCGCTCAAACGCACCGAATCGCGCGGCGCGCACACCCGCGAGGACTACCCCGAGCGAAACGACCGCGACTGGCTGACCCGCACCCTGGCCACCTGGCAGCCCGGGGCCGATCTGCCGACCCTGGCCTACGAACCAGCCACCCACACCTTCGAACTCCCCCCCGGCGACCGCGGCTACGGCGGCGGCAAGATTATCGCTCGGGACGAGTAA
- a CDS encoding fumarate reductase: protein MSVPSTATQAGLPVGKLAAWLDWVQMLTGAALVLFMWCHLMLVSSVLISPKVMNALAWFFEVTFMAQVGGPLIFLAFLVHFVLAARKIPFTTREQRVMLANARRMRHPDTWLWIVQATTAMGILIMGGIHLWVVLTNLPITAEKSAARIQTGFWFVFYLFLLPMVELHVGVGFYRILVKWGFLDRPGRFSLKKKENVMTMLFIGIGLLTLLRYYFLPLK, encoded by the coding sequence ATGTCCGTACCATCTACGGCAACCCAGGCCGGGCTGCCTGTCGGGAAACTTGCGGCCTGGCTCGACTGGGTCCAGATGCTGACCGGCGCGGCCCTGGTCCTTTTCATGTGGTGCCATCTGATGCTGGTCTCAAGCGTGCTGATTAGCCCCAAGGTCATGAACGCCCTGGCCTGGTTTTTCGAGGTCACGTTCATGGCCCAGGTTGGCGGGCCGCTGATTTTCCTGGCCTTCCTGGTCCATTTCGTCTTGGCCGCCCGGAAGATTCCCTTCACGACCAGAGAGCAGCGGGTGATGCTCGCCAATGCCCGGCGCATGCGCCATCCCGATACCTGGCTGTGGATCGTCCAGGCCACAACCGCCATGGGCATCCTCATCATGGGCGGCATCCACCTCTGGGTGGTGTTGACCAACCTGCCCATTACCGCCGAGAAGTCCGCTGCCCGCATCCAGACCGGATTCTGGTTTGTTTTCTACCTCTTCCTGCTCCCCATGGTGGAACTCCACGTCGGCGTCGGGTTTTACCGCATCCTGGTCAAGTGGGGCTTCCTCGACCGCCCCGGCCGTTTTTCCCTCAAGAAGAAGGAGAACGTCATGACCATGCTCTTTATCGGCATCGGTCTTTTGACCCTGCTTCGCTATTACTTCCTGCCGCTCAAATAA
- the dctA gene encoding C4-dicarboxylate transporter DctA, which yields MANLAAASDAMARPGGRKPLYASLYFWVVVGIAAGIVLGLVPATKGFAAAMQPFGTAFIRMVKMVIAPIIFCTVVTGIAKMGDMGKVGRVGVKCMLYFWAMTLCALAIGLVVVNVYQPGAGMDEYAARMQANQAEVAKIEEFAGKAQKLSTTDFLLNIVPHSAVDAFAKGDILQVLFFSILFGVALAQLGEKGARLAGVIDEFGQGLFKVIHYIMYFAPLGAFGAMAYVVASQGHEALFKLLYLMLGVYTTCLIFIFVVLGLVCRLAGFSLWRYLVYIRDEILLVLGTSSSEAALPRMMRKLERAGAEKSVVGLCLPMGYSFNLDGTCIYLTMAAVFLAQATGTPLDISHQLSLLGILLLTSKGAAAVTGGGFITLAATLQTMGTIPVASLTLLLGVDRFMSEARAITNLIGNGIATLVVAKWEKALDTTRLAAALDGSLANDEDGIPLAASAEPALSVVNNPQ from the coding sequence TTGGCTAACCTCGCGGCCGCTTCGGACGCGATGGCGCGTCCGGGCGGCCGCAAGCCGCTGTACGCCTCGCTCTATTTCTGGGTGGTTGTCGGCATCGCGGCCGGCATTGTCCTGGGGCTGGTTCCGGCCACCAAGGGCTTTGCCGCGGCCATGCAGCCCTTTGGCACGGCCTTTATCCGCATGGTCAAAATGGTGATCGCGCCGATCATTTTTTGCACCGTGGTCACGGGCATCGCCAAGATGGGCGACATGGGCAAGGTGGGGCGGGTCGGCGTCAAATGCATGCTCTACTTCTGGGCCATGACCTTGTGCGCCCTGGCCATCGGGCTGGTGGTCGTCAATGTCTACCAGCCCGGGGCCGGCATGGACGAATACGCCGCCCGGATGCAGGCCAATCAGGCCGAGGTGGCCAAGATCGAGGAGTTCGCCGGCAAGGCGCAGAAACTCTCCACCACGGATTTCCTGCTCAACATCGTGCCGCACTCGGCCGTGGACGCCTTTGCCAAGGGCGACATTTTGCAGGTGCTGTTCTTCTCCATCCTCTTTGGCGTGGCCCTGGCCCAGCTTGGCGAGAAGGGCGCGCGTCTGGCCGGGGTCATCGACGAGTTCGGCCAGGGGCTGTTCAAGGTCATCCACTACATCATGTACTTTGCCCCGCTGGGCGCTTTCGGGGCCATGGCCTACGTAGTGGCCTCCCAGGGCCATGAGGCGCTTTTTAAGCTTCTCTATCTCATGCTTGGCGTCTACACGACCTGCCTGATCTTCATCTTCGTGGTGCTGGGGTTGGTGTGCCGGCTGGCCGGCTTTTCCCTGTGGCGCTATCTCGTCTACATCCGCGACGAAATCCTGCTCGTCCTTGGCACCTCGTCTTCCGAGGCGGCCTTGCCGCGCATGATGCGAAAGCTCGAACGGGCCGGGGCCGAGAAATCCGTGGTCGGCCTGTGCCTGCCCATGGGCTATTCCTTTAACCTCGACGGCACCTGCATCTACCTGACCATGGCTGCGGTCTTTTTGGCCCAGGCCACGGGCACGCCCCTGGACATCAGCCACCAGCTCTCGCTGCTGGGCATCCTGCTTCTCACCTCCAAAGGCGCGGCCGCTGTCACTGGCGGCGGGTTTATCACCCTGGCCGCCACGCTCCAGACCATGGGAACCATCCCCGTGGCCTCGCTGACCCTGCTCCTGGGGGTGGACCGCTTCATGTCCGAGGCCCGGGCCATCACCAATCTGATCGGCAACGGCATCGCCACCCTGGTGGTCGCCAAATGGGAAAAGGCGCTGGATACCACGCGACTGGCCGCCGCCCTGGACGGCTCCCTGGCCAACGACGAGGACGGCATCCCTTTGGCGGCGTCGGCCGAGCCGGCGCTTTCCGTCGTCAATAATCCTCAGTAA
- a CDS encoding Fe-S-containing hydro-lyase, whose translation MADHSLTTPLSDADVSKLRAGDVVYLTGIIYTGRDAAHKRIVDALDAGEAPPFDLKGAVIYYVGPSPARPGRPIGSAGPTTSYRMDSYAPRLIALGLKGMIGKGMRAPAVREAMETEMAVYFGATGGAGALLGLRIKDAKVIAYEDLGPEAVRELTVENFPVLVINDCVGGDLYATPDLEAALG comes from the coding sequence ATGGCCGACCATTCTCTGACGACGCCCCTGTCTGACGCCGACGTGTCCAAACTGCGGGCCGGCGACGTGGTCTACCTGACCGGCATTATCTATACCGGCCGCGACGCCGCCCACAAACGCATCGTGGACGCCCTGGACGCCGGGGAAGCCCCGCCCTTCGACCTCAAGGGTGCGGTCATCTACTACGTCGGTCCGTCTCCGGCCCGGCCCGGCCGGCCCATCGGCTCGGCCGGCCCCACCACCTCGTATCGCATGGATTCCTATGCCCCACGCCTGATTGCCCTTGGCCTCAAGGGCATGATCGGCAAGGGCATGCGCGCCCCGGCCGTGCGCGAGGCCATGGAGACCGAGATGGCCGTCTACTTCGGGGCCACCGGCGGGGCCGGCGCGCTCCTGGGGCTTCGCATCAAGGACGCCAAGGTCATTGCCTATGAGGACCTTGGACCCGAGGCCGTGCGCGAATTGACGGTCGAGAACTTCCCGGTGCTGGTTATTAACGACTGCGTCGGCGGCGACCTCTACGCCACCCCCGATCTGGAGGCCGCCCTTGGCTAA